The sequence AAGAATACGGAGGGATTCCACATATTTTTATTGAATATGTCGCGGGTCCGACTCTGGCGACCATATTCAATGCCGCTTCCGGCAAGGCGCTGCCGTTGGAACAAACAGCCGCCTTGATGAAACAGTTGGTCAGCGCAATGAAAGTGCTCCACAACGCCAGCCTTTTCGAACAGAGCGGCAGCGTGATCCACGGCGGCTTGAACCCGCAGGTGATCCTGCTCCATGACGGGAACGTCAGGATAACCGATATCGGTTTTGCGCCTGTCATCCATCAAGCTGCGAAGACGAAAAATATGAGCTTGTTCAAGAATGAAATACAGTATCTGGCGCCGGAACAGCTCCGCGACCCTGCCTCCGCAAATGAATTGACCGATATCTATGCATTTGGCGCAATCATGTATGAGGCGGCGACGGGCACTACGCCGCCGGTTGTCAAAAAGACGCAGGATCCTCTGCATGAATTCATTGCCGTCGCACCTGTTGCCCCGCGTCTGAGAAACCGGTCCTGCCCCCAGTGGCTCGAAGAAACCATCCTCAAATGCATGGCGAGAGACCCGCAGAACCGATTTCAAACGTTTGACCACATCGCCGATTTTCTTGCTCAGTTGCTGGATTCGGGGAGGTTGCCGCATAAGCTGGAGGTCGAAGAGGAGGGTGGCTCGGCTTCCAGAGTAGCTCGGATCCGCGGAGTTGCAAAGAAAGAGTCGCGCAGGCTGAACCACTATTACATTGGCGTCGAGCACATGATGCTGGGCCTGCTCGCCGAGGAAGAAAGCCTGGTGGTCAGCTGCTTTGGCGATCAATATACCGCTCCTCAAATACGCTCCGAATTGTTTGACCGCCTGCCGAAAGGCGAGGGACCGTGGTACTGGGACGGTATTATCAAGACGCCACGGTACAAGAACATCATGAAATCGGCGCGAATCATCAAACGCGAGTTTGGTCATGAACGGATGCTTCCGCAACATGTGCTCCTCGCAATACTCGAGGAAGGCAAAAACGTGCCTGTTCGCGCTTTGAAAGAAATGAATATTGACGTAAAAGCCGCTGCCGACTACCTGCGACAGGAATTCATACAAAAAATTCCCGCTTTTTGCCCAAATGATCCCGATACCCCCCTCGGCAAATGCGCCCGAAAACTTGTGTGTGCAAGATATCTTCCTGACACGATTCCTTTTATCAACCGGAAAGACGAGCTTCAGGCGGCGGTTCATTCGATACTCGACAGCCGAAGAAGCGTAATTCTGAATGGCCCGCCCGGCATCGGCAAAAAGGCCTTCGTCCGCGAGCTCGAGTGCCACCTCGAGCAAACCTGCCAGGATAACGGCATACCCTACGGAGGAATGTACGAGCTGAGAAAAGCCGACTTGCTTTCGGTAACCGAAGATGACGAGCAGAGAGAGGAACTTTTCCTGAATCTGATTACCTCTGTAATTGGATTCAATGGCATCCTCGCCGTGGAAGGACTCGATGTGCTTATCGGAATAGGCGCGCGCGCTCGAATCGGTTTTATTGCGGAAATCATGACAAGTTATCTCGACTCAAATGACCTTATTATTGTGGCCACGACGACTCCGGAAGGGGTGGAATCGTGCGAAATGGAGTCGAAAGAAATACTTTCCCATTTTGACGTGATCAACCTGTCAGAGCCGTCCGCGGAGACAGTTATGGAAATCCTGTCCGCCGCCAAAGATGTCTTGGAAGTGGAGCATTCGTTCACTATTGAACCGGATGCTCTTGCAGCCGTAATGGAGCTTTCCGGCCGTTTCGCCGAGCCGGCGTTTCCGGCAAGAGCGCTGGAGGTGCTTGATCGCACATGCATCTTCGCCAAACTGTCCGGGAATTCTCAGAAAGGTGTGATTGATTCAGAATCCGTAACCGAGTTTATCGCCGCCTGCTCACAAGGTTAGTTCGCCATGATGGATGAAGGACCCCTGAATGAAGCTCAGTCAGTCAATGCTGCAAAATCTTCCTCCAGGAGAATAGGCAGGTTTGTGATCGAGATCATGAACGGACCGGAAGACGGTCGCATCATCGAATGCCGGGAATTCCCGATCACGATCGGTCGAGCGAGTGACAACATCGTCCATCTTCCCTATGACCATCTTATTTCCAGGCATCATGCCACGATTGAAAGGGAAGGCGACTCGCTTACCCTCACTGATTTGAAGAGCACAAACGGGACCTTTTTTCGCGAACACAAGGTTCAGGGGCAGGTTGCCATTGATTTGAATAAATTGTTACGAGTCGGAGCCACCCTCTTAACCGTCAGGCTCCGCTCCGTAAAAGGATAAGTTCCGCCTCAAGGCCGCCTCCCGTAGGCAAACCGCGTGCGATGCCAGAAGAGCGACAGGAACAGAGACTTTTTCGCCGCAAGCTTCCGTGCGCCAACCATCAATTTATTGCCGCAGCCGCGCATTGCGACATCTGCGGCAGGCCTATCTGCAAGGACTGCATCCGTTACTACGGCGGCGAGCATATCTGCAGCGCCGAGTGCTGGACCCAGAAAATCGCGCAAGACTCTCTCCATATGTTTGCGGCCTACCGCAGAAAATCGAAATTCAAGCTGGGCGCCCTCATAGGACTTGCGGCAAGCATCTGT is a genomic window of Candidatus Abyssobacteria bacterium SURF_5 containing:
- a CDS encoding FHA domain-containing protein, with product MMDEGPLNEAQSVNAAKSSSRRIGRFVIEIMNGPEDGRIIECREFPITIGRASDNIVHLPYDHLISRHHATIEREGDSLTLTDLKSTNGTFFREHKVQGQVAIDLNKLLRVGATLLTVRLRSVKG